From the Quercus lobata isolate SW786 chromosome 6, ValleyOak3.0 Primary Assembly, whole genome shotgun sequence genome, one window contains:
- the LOC115950396 gene encoding uncharacterized protein LOC115950396, whose product MDEDVADRMTSLKLTAEEEEDIQVSEEGRLDELEGCVLSLIGKFLTCKPFNRKAAKNMLRRAWGLEKGLQISEVGSNLFQFKFQSEYELNRILKGGPWTFDNQLLMLTRWRAGMSANNVVLEHASLWVQLWGVPFDLMSPKVAAEVGNKMGSVEDVEHRRRTDDQKLFLRVRVALPISKPVRRGGFLLGSDGKRHWVTFKYERLPMICHFCGILGHDLRHCPAHFAATKETNKVDYQYGEWLKADSGRTKSSPRRSRENPTRFDPVGRTDIPTSENDDETEVVTAVTRVSKYRAGQDAQNGNCVIEGSVAESQEKILEVNDTINSKEGDTVPLLTLNEAGNKNLNPVANGKSNMDNSRLGQAEAKPNKPTPTWTRLNRMDTGPLVSSNTNLKSIMGKRGLEEFLFEDDSREAEPMSSKRSKGDKEDGKPDNTAAGVDDHPCREQ is encoded by the coding sequence ATGGATGAGGATGTGGCTGACCGAATGACTAGTCTCAAGTTAACGGCTGAGGAGGAAGAAGATATTCAGGTCTCTGAGGAGGGACGACTGGATGAACTCGAGGGTTGTGTTCTGAGTTTGATAGGAAAGTTCTTAACATGCAAACCTTTTAACAGGAAGGCAGCAAAGAACATGCTCCGCCGAGCGTGGGGGTTAGAGAAAGGGTTACAGATTTCTGAGGTGGGCAGTAATCTTTTTCAGTTTAAGTTCCAGTCGGAATACGAATTAAACCGGATCTTGAAGGGTGGCCCGTGGACGTTCGACAATCAACTTCTAATGCTCACTCGATGGAGGGCGGGCATGAGCGCTAACAATGTAGTCTTGGAGCATGCCTCACTGTGGGTCCAACTCTGGGGAGTTCCTTTTGACTTGATGTCTCCTAAAGTGGCGGCAGAGGTGGGAAATAAAATGGGGTCGGTTGAGGATGTGGAGCATCGACGGCGCACAGATGACCAGAAGCTGTTCTTGAGAGTTAGGGTGGCCCTTCCTATATCCAAACCGGTTCGAAGAGGTGGTTTCTTATTGGGATCGGATGGTAAACGTCACTGGGTTACGTTTAAGTACGAAAGGTTACCTATGATATGCCATTTTTGTGGAATCCTTGGTCACGATCTTCGTCATTGCCCGGCGCACTTTGCAGCAACTAAGGAGACGAACAAGGTCGACTACCAATATGGCGAGTGGCTTAAAGCAGACAGCGGCAGAACCAAATCTTCGCCACGGCGAAGCAGAGAGAATCCGACGAGGTTTGATCCGGTGGGTAGAACTGATATACCGACGTCGGAGAATGATGATGAGACGGAAGTGGTGACGGCGGTGACTAGGGTTTCGAAGTACAGGGCAGGCCAGGATGCTCAGAATGGAAACTGCGTGATTGAAGGGAGCGTTGCAGAATCTCAGGAAAAAATTTTGGAAGTTAATGATACCATAAATTCTAAGGAGGGTGATACGGTGCCGTTACTCACGTTGAATGAAGCTgggaacaaaaatttaaatcctGTGGCCAACGGTAAGTCCAATATGGATAACTCTAGATTGGGCCAGGCAGAGGCGAAGCCCAATAAGCCAACACCAACGTGGACAAGGTTGAATAGAATGGATACTGGGCCTTTAGTGTCATCTAATACTAATTTAAAGTCCATTATGGGTAAAAGAGGGCTGGAAGAGTTTTTGTTTGAAGATGATTCCAGAGAGGCAGAACCTATGTCTTCAAAACGTTCTAAGGGTGACAAGGAAGATGGAAAACCAGACAACACAGCGGCGGGGGTGGATGACCACCCTTGCCGGGAGCAATAA